One window from the genome of Fastidiosipila sp. encodes:
- a CDS encoding pilus assembly protein PilM — protein sequence MAKASRKSTEVLAVELGERTIKVLQGPSRRKNVTANRVLMVDTPEGSVDQYVITDWEKLKTAFKHEVFTRTKSKKIMFVMDHPDVIKRRLTLNVVDDSDLPGLVKYRLGEYLGFDMDAYIVQFSKIEESEDARGVPILDVFVSAIPKQIVESYVGFCEELSVEPYVLDTKTNVLQSLLLEGVTVNEEIDLGDYQTVCFIEMGQEQVEVNIYENGYFRYNHIATQGILGIFDTLADRFHLQPDEIEDLILSHSPDQLSEDHPGDSRFSPADDSIPAGTEDVAAIMQSYQVELINWIDGIHRVLLMFGGRQDRINQILAYGDGFTYPGTADMLRHRIRSDIQVIESISSWNASKRSDRLGSELYRFVNLIGLISK from the coding sequence ATGGCAAAAGCGTCAAGAAAAAGTACGGAGGTCCTGGCAGTCGAGCTCGGTGAGCGGACCATCAAGGTCCTTCAGGGGCCAAGCCGCCGCAAGAATGTGACGGCCAACCGGGTCCTCATGGTCGATACGCCGGAGGGCAGCGTTGACCAATACGTCATTACCGACTGGGAGAAGCTGAAGACTGCCTTCAAGCATGAGGTTTTTACCCGGACCAAGTCTAAAAAAATCATGTTCGTGATGGATCATCCCGATGTGATTAAAAGGCGCCTGACTCTCAATGTCGTCGATGACTCGGACCTGCCGGGACTTGTGAAATATCGCCTGGGAGAATACCTGGGTTTCGATATGGACGCCTACATTGTCCAGTTTTCAAAGATAGAAGAATCCGAAGACGCGAGGGGGGTTCCGATCCTGGATGTCTTTGTCAGCGCCATCCCCAAACAAATCGTGGAATCGTATGTTGGCTTCTGTGAAGAGCTGTCGGTGGAGCCCTATGTCCTGGATACCAAGACCAATGTCCTGCAAAGCCTGCTCCTCGAGGGCGTGACCGTCAATGAGGAGATTGATCTGGGGGATTACCAGACCGTTTGTTTCATCGAGATGGGCCAGGAACAGGTGGAGGTCAACATCTACGAGAATGGTTATTTCCGCTACAATCATATCGCGACGCAGGGGATCCTCGGCATCTTCGATACCCTGGCGGACCGCTTCCATCTCCAGCCCGATGAGATCGAAGATCTTATCCTGTCCCATTCCCCCGATCAGCTGAGCGAAGATCATCCGGGTGATTCCCGGTTTTCGCCGGCTGACGATTCCATACCGGCCGGAACGGAAGATGTCGCGGCCATCATGCAAAGCTATCAGGTTGAGCTGATCAACTGGATCGATGGCATCCACCGGGTTCTGCTCATGTTCGGCGGCCGCCAGGACCGGATCAACCAGATTCTGGCTTATGGGGACGGCTTTACCTATCCGGGGACAGCCGACATGCTGCGGCACCGCATCCGGTCCGACATCCAGGTGATCGAATCCATCAGCTCGTGGAACGCATCGAAGCGGTCTGACCGGCTGGGCTCCGAACTGTATCGCTTCGTCAACCTGATCGGACTCATATCCAAGTAG
- a CDS encoding PilN domain-containing protein: MHDFNYFQPYHKGKGKTNWPRLLGFIVVLVVLGLVAINVLKMVISLNALKGEVASLEARLNDPQLMEIAQEVGAAEAKLAGLRFDGFTVGAMKAVVDYDTVFDYDKLETIIDRLVDDSFLESLNYTGRQLSLRGLVESDALASVAQLVYNLRDSEEYKDFNVSMISRASASDDGTHVFQIEFVPVEYADETGR, from the coding sequence ATGCACGATTTCAACTATTTCCAGCCCTACCATAAGGGTAAAGGCAAAACCAACTGGCCGCGCCTCCTGGGTTTTATTGTTGTCCTGGTCGTCCTTGGCCTTGTCGCCATCAACGTTTTGAAGATGGTCATCAGCCTGAATGCCCTCAAAGGAGAGGTGGCCAGTCTGGAGGCCCGGCTCAATGACCCGCAGCTGATGGAAATCGCTCAGGAAGTCGGAGCCGCAGAAGCCAAACTGGCCGGGCTGCGTTTTGACGGTTTCACTGTCGGGGCCATGAAGGCGGTCGTCGATTATGACACGGTCTTTGACTACGACAAGCTGGAGACCATCATCGACCGCCTGGTGGACGACAGTTTCCTGGAGAGCCTGAACTACACCGGCCGTCAGCTCAGTCTCAGAGGCTTGGTCGAAAGTGATGCCTTGGCCAGTGTGGCCCAGCTGGTCTACAACCTGCGGGACTCGGAGGAATACAAGGACTTCAATGTCAGTATGATCTCCCGGGCTTCGGCGTCTGACGACGGCACACATGTTTTCCAGATTGAATTCGTACCCGTGGAATACGCGGATGAAACCGGGCGGTAG
- a CDS encoding type II secretion system protein M, translating into MKISLSKRERILIVGSLVAIILFVYMLLILPRFKAKIEDQEGRLSVLRSQLTSREKAAARLSELQEETGVLEAYLAANLEDYFGTGLGQEDVLLLVRELVKESGIDAYELSLDEGGTGRLKSSLENYYKQKQAEAGLGQTQPPPADEAEGLVSGLPGTGNEKTQEKTAGKDTGEKPSGSSTQGPGLVDGWTAPPLKMISASIRFRSEYPAMMDFIRLISQHAKRIGIENLTLSGSGEGVEGTIRIFLPALEMVETYYPTPVPDLLEDNLENRHKKADPFNYPDRYVEPEETEPVPVETSEPEEEDLD; encoded by the coding sequence ATGAAAATTTCATTGTCAAAACGTGAGCGGATACTCATTGTTGGAAGCCTTGTCGCCATCATTCTCTTTGTCTACATGCTTCTGATCCTGCCCCGCTTCAAGGCAAAGATTGAAGATCAGGAAGGCAGGCTGTCCGTTTTGCGGTCACAATTGACTTCCAGGGAAAAAGCGGCAGCCCGGCTGTCTGAACTTCAGGAAGAAACCGGGGTTCTGGAGGCCTACCTGGCAGCCAATCTTGAGGATTACTTCGGCACGGGGCTGGGACAGGAAGATGTCCTGCTCCTGGTCCGGGAGCTTGTGAAGGAATCGGGGATTGACGCCTACGAGCTGTCATTGGATGAAGGCGGCACCGGCCGCCTGAAGAGCAGCCTGGAGAACTATTACAAGCAAAAACAGGCAGAGGCGGGACTGGGGCAGACACAGCCGCCTCCTGCTGATGAGGCGGAAGGCCTGGTATCGGGCCTGCCCGGAACGGGAAATGAAAAGACCCAGGAAAAAACGGCCGGCAAAGATACCGGTGAAAAGCCCTCAGGCAGCTCAACGCAAGGCCCCGGCCTGGTCGATGGCTGGACGGCGCCCCCGCTCAAAATGATTTCCGCCTCCATTCGCTTCCGGTCTGAATATCCCGCCATGATGGACTTCATCCGCCTGATCAGCCAGCATGCCAAGCGGATCGGCATCGAAAATTTGACGCTGTCGGGTTCCGGCGAGGGTGTGGAGGGAACCATCCGGATTTTCCTTCCTGCCCTCGAAATGGTGGAAACCTACTACCCGACACCTGTGCCGGACCTTCTGGAGGACAACCTTGAAAACAGGCACAAAAAGGCAGATCCTTTTAATTATCCCGACCGGTATGTCGAACCGGAGGAAACCGAACCTGTACCGGTGGAGACTTCCGAGCCGGAAGAAGAGGATCTTGATTAA